The nucleotide sequence CCAACTTTATTTTATCGGATGCAACTGCTGAGCCCCCGGGGCTATCAACTCGAAGCAAGACACCCTTGATTTCGCTATTTCTTGCAATTTCATTCAGGGCTTTTACAATCGGCTCATCGCCTGTATTTCCAGCTCCGCCCTTTCCATCGACAATTCCTCCCATAATGTAAACCACCGCCACTTGTTCGGTTTCAAAATCCTCACTTTCAACCGAAACATTTTCATAGTTCTTTCTTGAAATGAACAATTTTGACTCAAGTGATTCATTGTATTCATTTTTTAGAAGGCCCTTTAACTGATCAAAAAATAGGGCACTATCAGCATAACCCATCGCTACGGCATCGTCATCGCGAAGCCACGCTTTATTTGTTCGCATCTCAAGAAATGACTCTTTTGAAATTTTCCGTGATGACGAGATCGCAGCAACCATCGCACTATCAAAGAGTTTTAAGTAAGCTTCTCTCTGAATTCTATCTTCGTTTGAAAGCCCTGTTCCTACATAAGTTTCAACAGCGCTTTTAAATTTACCTCGACGAGCTGCTTCAAATTCAACACCGATTTTTTCAAGGGTATTTTTGTAGTAAAGTCTTTCAGAAACAAGTCCATCGAGCATCAACATGCCATAAGGTTGAATAAAGATTTTGTTGCATGCTGAGGCAAGGTAATAGTCGGCGTCATCAGCAACTGAGAGATATGCCCAAACTTCTCTTCCGGTTGTGCGAAAATCTTCAATCGCTTCTCTTAATTCAGTGAGTTTTGAAAATAGCGCAGAAGGATTTTCAATTTTTAACACGATTCGTTGAATGCGTGAATCCTTTTTGGCTTTGCGAAACATCTTCAGTAACCCTTGATGCGTGACCGGATTTTCCGGAGTAAATGGTGGAAATGCCTCTTCCGTAGAGATTTCGCTGAGTTCACCGCGAATCTCGGCAAACAGAACTGTTTTTTCAGCCACAGAAACCGTTGAGCTGCCTGACTTAACAACTGCAATAATTCCTATAACTAAAAGCAAAGCAAAAATGATAAGCCAAAATCTGCCTCGTTTACTTTTCTTATCTGACATTTGAATGTGAGCAAGGTTAGGTTCAATATTTCTTTAATGGCTTAGAATCTAAGCCTAAACAGACTTTAACGCAAACTTCTAAGACTTGTTTGTAAAAATCCTTCTTCAAGATGCCAATGAAACCTTTATCTTTGCGCTGCATTTTTTTAAAAGCATGTATCGAAAATCTTTAACTCAAATTGCTAATCGAAGAAATTTCGGTTTTTGAACTATGGTCATTATGAAATTTGGCGGAACATCGGTTGAAGATGCATCTGCGATGTCGAAAGTTGCTTCAATTGTTCACACCGCCTTAAAACGTTCTGTAGAAGAGGGCTCTCCTGCACCGATGGTTATTATTAGTGCATGCGCCGGAATTACGAATAAGCTTTTTGAGCTTTCAAAATTAGCGGCCGCAGGCAAAGAATCCGAAGCCTTGAAAATATTTGGCATCATTCGTGATCATCACCTCAAAATCATTGAAAATTTAGTTACCGATCCAACACGAAAATCACTTGTTACTGAAAAGATCATTAAGCTTCTCTCTGAACTTGATCAGTTGGTTAGAGCAGTCATTTACCTTGGCGAATTAACCCCACGTTTGGAAGATGCTTTTGCATCGTTTGGGGAGTTGCTTTCGTCAACCGTTTTAGGTGAAGCATTGAATCAAAATGGTATTTTTACTGAATGGCTTGATGCCCGCCATTTACTCAAAACCGATTCAAATTTTGGAAAAGCAGTTCCACTTTGGCCGCTTGTTGAAAAACAAATCCAAGAAAAAGTTTATCCTTTGCTTAAAAGGGGTACGGTAGTGCTTTCCCAAGGTTATATCGGCTCCACAGAACAAGGAAAAACCACAACCTTAGGGCGAGGTGGCTCTGATTACTCAGCCGCGATATTTGGCGCTGCGCTTGGTGTCGATGCAATTCAAATTTGGACTGATGTCGATGGTGTATTAACCACCGACCCACGCGTTGTCGCGGGAGCACGCCGCCTGAAAGTGATGACTTTTTCAGAGGCCGCCGAACTTGCATATTTTGGCGCAAAAGTTCTTCATCCTTCCACAATTCGCCCTGCGATTCAAAAAAATATTCCGGTATATGTTTTGAATTCAAAACGACCGGAGTCGGAAGGAACTCGCATCTCCAATGAAGTGGATTCCCACGAAGGCACCGTAAAATCAATCGCTTGTAAAAAGGGGCAAACGATGATCAACTTGACCACCACCTCAATGCTCGGAGAGTATGGTTTTCTTTATAAGGTTTCAGAAATTTTTGCTGAATATGAAACCCCAATTGATATGATTTCTACCAGCGAAGTGTCGATTTCCGTAACCATTGGCATAACAACAAATCTTGATCTGATTATTGAGAGATTGAAGAAAATCGCTGATGTCAGTATCGACCGTGGTGTTGCCATCGTTTGTGTGGTTGGAGATAGCATTCGAAAATCACCGGGTATTG is from Chloroherpetonaceae bacterium and encodes:
- the lysC gene encoding lysine-sensitive aspartokinase 3, producing MVIMKFGGTSVEDASAMSKVASIVHTALKRSVEEGSPAPMVIISACAGITNKLFELSKLAAAGKESEALKIFGIIRDHHLKIIENLVTDPTRKSLVTEKIIKLLSELDQLVRAVIYLGELTPRLEDAFASFGELLSSTVLGEALNQNGIFTEWLDARHLLKTDSNFGKAVPLWPLVEKQIQEKVYPLLKRGTVVLSQGYIGSTEQGKTTTLGRGGSDYSAAIFGAALGVDAIQIWTDVDGVLTTDPRVVAGARRLKVMTFSEAAELAYFGAKVLHPSTIRPAIQKNIPVYVLNSKRPESEGTRISNEVDSHEGTVKSIACKKGQTMINLTTTSMLGEYGFLYKVSEIFAEYETPIDMISTSEVSISVTIGITTNLDLIIERLKKIADVSIDRGVAIVCVVGDSIRKSPGIASRVFSSLPSINVKMISQGASEINIGFVVDEKDADTAVRLLHDEFFSAIRENAIFA
- the sppA gene encoding signal peptide peptidase SppA, which encodes MSDKKSKRGRFWLIIFALLLVIGIIAVVKSGSSTVSVAEKTVLFAEIRGELSEISTEEAFPPFTPENPVTHQGLLKMFRKAKKDSRIQRIVLKIENPSALFSKLTELREAIEDFRTTGREVWAYLSVADDADYYLASACNKIFIQPYGMLMLDGLVSERLYYKNTLEKIGVEFEAARRGKFKSAVETYVGTGLSNEDRIQREAYLKLFDSAMVAAISSSRKISKESFLEMRTNKAWLRDDDAVAMGYADSALFFDQLKGLLKNEYNESLESKLFISRKNYENVSVESEDFETEQVAVVYIMGGIVDGKGGAGNTGDEPIVKALNEIARNSEIKGVLLRVDSPGGSAVASDKIKLAIENIKNQGKPVVVSMSDLAASGGYWVAMNANKIVASPYTITGSIGVFSMKPNIQKLQSMIDLKRDVITTSKYADGFNLFQKFSPEMMVRFDAMVDGIYQRFLANVAEGRGKSIASIDSIAQGRVWTGLAAKEIGLVDELGGFYKALEVLKEAAGINPETKLALVEYPKPTSIFETIFEEEEDVVSIKEIFFTSLRKNLTKEILSSLFGPIYSESAASHFEHAVYFLKANASLIPVVALPYEETIH